A window of Lysobacter terrestris contains these coding sequences:
- the lpdA gene encoding dihydrolipoyl dehydrogenase: MANIEVKVPDIGGYDDVPVIEVLVAVGDVVKQDQGLVTLESDKATMEVPASASGKVVALKVKVGDKLSEGSVVAIIESEAGAAAQASQPVAPAAPAAPAPAVAAPAAATPAKAPQAAAASGRKADVECRMLVLGSGPGGYTAAFRAADLGLDTVLVERYATLGGVCLNVGCIPSKAVLHAAAVIDEAAHASDYGIDFGKPKITLDKLRAYKDKVVGNLTKGLAGMSKQRKVRVLEGVGKFVSPNEIEVVGAAGTQLLRFEQCIIAAGSQAVKLPGFPWDDRRVMDSTDALDLADVPDKLLVVGGGIIGLEMATVYRALGSQVTVVEFMDQLMPGADPDLVKPLADRLKKQGVAVHLKTKAAGTQAQKDGLKVAFESAEAGKPASIEAQLFDRVLVAVGRAPNGNRIDADKAGVNVTERGFIPVDRQMRTNVPHIFAIGDLVGNPMLAHKATHEGKLAAEVAAGEKKEWVARVIPSVAYTDPEIAWVGVTETEAKAKGLQVGVGKFPWAASGRAIGLGRTEGFTKLVFDEATHRIVGAGIVGVHAGDLIAELALAIEMGCEAADIGHTIHPHPTLSESVGMAAEVYEGTITDLYLPKKK; encoded by the coding sequence ATGGCCAACATCGAAGTCAAGGTTCCTGATATCGGCGGTTACGACGACGTACCCGTGATCGAAGTGCTGGTCGCGGTCGGCGACGTGGTGAAGCAGGACCAGGGCCTGGTCACGCTGGAGTCGGACAAGGCGACGATGGAAGTGCCCGCGTCGGCCTCCGGCAAGGTGGTCGCGTTGAAGGTCAAGGTCGGTGACAAGCTGTCGGAAGGCAGTGTCGTGGCCATCATCGAATCGGAGGCGGGTGCGGCCGCGCAGGCATCGCAGCCAGTCGCGCCGGCGGCTCCAGCCGCGCCCGCGCCTGCCGTTGCTGCGCCTGCCGCAGCGACTCCGGCAAAGGCGCCGCAAGCCGCTGCAGCCAGCGGCCGCAAGGCCGACGTCGAATGCCGCATGCTCGTGCTCGGCTCGGGCCCAGGCGGCTACACCGCGGCGTTCCGCGCCGCCGACCTCGGCCTCGACACCGTGCTGGTCGAACGCTACGCCACCCTCGGCGGCGTCTGCCTCAACGTCGGCTGCATTCCGTCCAAGGCGGTGCTGCACGCGGCGGCGGTGATCGATGAAGCCGCGCATGCCAGCGACTACGGCATCGACTTCGGCAAGCCGAAGATCACCCTGGACAAGCTGCGCGCGTACAAGGACAAGGTGGTCGGCAACCTCACCAAGGGCCTGGCCGGCATGTCCAAGCAGCGCAAGGTGCGCGTGCTCGAGGGCGTGGGCAAGTTCGTTTCGCCCAACGAGATCGAAGTCGTCGGTGCGGCCGGCACGCAGCTGTTGCGCTTCGAGCAATGCATCATCGCCGCCGGTTCGCAGGCGGTGAAGCTGCCGGGCTTCCCCTGGGACGACAGGCGCGTGATGGATTCCACCGACGCGCTCGATCTTGCCGACGTGCCGGACAAGCTGCTCGTCGTCGGCGGCGGCATCATCGGCCTGGAAATGGCGACCGTGTACCGCGCGCTGGGTTCGCAGGTCACCGTGGTCGAATTCATGGACCAGCTGATGCCGGGCGCCGATCCCGACCTGGTCAAGCCGCTCGCCGACCGCCTGAAGAAACAGGGCGTCGCCGTGCACCTGAAGACCAAGGCCGCGGGCACGCAGGCGCAGAAGGACGGCCTCAAGGTCGCGTTCGAAAGCGCCGAGGCCGGCAAGCCGGCGTCGATCGAGGCGCAGCTGTTCGATCGCGTGCTGGTCGCCGTCGGCCGTGCGCCCAATGGCAACAGGATCGATGCCGACAAGGCCGGCGTGAACGTCACCGAGCGCGGCTTCATCCCGGTCGACCGGCAGATGCGCACCAACGTGCCGCACATCTTCGCCATCGGCGACCTCGTCGGTAACCCGATGCTCGCGCACAAGGCGACGCACGAGGGCAAGCTGGCCGCCGAAGTCGCCGCCGGCGAGAAGAAGGAATGGGTCGCGCGGGTGATCCCGTCGGTGGCCTACACGGATCCGGAGATCGCCTGGGTCGGCGTCACCGAAACCGAGGCGAAGGCCAAGGGCCTGCAGGTCGGCGTGGGCAAGTTCCCGTGGGCCGCGTCGGGCCGCGCGATCGGCCTGGGCCGCACCGAGGGCTTCACCAAGCTGGTCTTCGACGAAGCCACGCACCGCATCGTCGGCGCCGGCATCGTCGGCGTGCACGCGGGCGACCTCATCGCCGAACTGGCCCTGGCCATCGAGATGGGCTGCGAAGCCGCCGACATCGGTCACACCATCCACCCGCACCCGACCCTGAGCGAATCGGTCGGCATGGCGGCCGAGGTGTACGAAGGCACGATCACCGACCTGTACCTGCCGAAGAAGAAGTAG
- a CDS encoding dihydrolipoyllysine-residue acetyltransferase: MAELKEARVPDIGGYDDVPVIELLVAVGDTVKPDQGLVTLESDKATMEVPAPFAGVIRELKVKVGDKLSEGSVVALIEAADAGAGTQPAPAAAEPPRAEPVAAKTVAAAETATRVEPVVVAAQPDRLTQQSIAEQQGAAIVDAALAARPGIDPEAAPPRPSSAMSPPVAFTADELMPDKVPYASPAVRLFARELGVDLSRVQGSERGGRIGKDDVAKFVKSVMSGSGVAAAAPAAAGGGGLNLLPWPKVDFSKFGAVETRELSRIQKISGANLARNWAMIPHVTQHDDADITDLEELRVALNKENEKAGIKLTMLAFLMKAAVAGLQKYPTFNASLDASGENLTLKKYFHIGFAADTPNGLVVPVVRDVDKKGVLQIAQETSELAKKARDGKLGPADMQGGCFSISSLGGIGGTKFTPIVNAPEVAILGVSKSAIRPVWDGAQFAPRLILPLSLSYDHRVIDGAAAARFTAYLAQLLADMRRVLL, translated from the coding sequence ATGGCTGAGTTGAAGGAAGCACGCGTCCCCGACATCGGGGGATACGACGACGTGCCCGTGATCGAACTGCTGGTCGCCGTGGGCGATACGGTGAAACCGGACCAGGGCCTGGTCACGCTGGAATCCGACAAGGCGACCATGGAAGTCCCCGCGCCGTTCGCCGGCGTGATCCGCGAACTCAAGGTCAAGGTCGGCGACAAGCTGTCCGAGGGCAGCGTCGTCGCCCTGATCGAAGCGGCCGATGCCGGCGCCGGCACCCAGCCCGCACCCGCCGCGGCCGAACCGCCGCGCGCCGAACCGGTCGCCGCGAAGACGGTGGCCGCCGCCGAGACCGCGACCCGGGTCGAACCGGTCGTGGTGGCCGCGCAGCCCGACCGCCTCACCCAGCAATCCATCGCCGAGCAGCAGGGCGCCGCCATCGTCGATGCGGCGCTGGCCGCGCGCCCGGGCATCGACCCGGAAGCCGCGCCGCCGCGGCCTTCCAGCGCGATGTCGCCGCCGGTGGCGTTCACCGCCGACGAACTCATGCCGGACAAGGTCCCCTACGCCAGCCCGGCGGTGCGCCTGTTCGCACGCGAACTCGGTGTCGACCTCTCCCGGGTGCAGGGCAGCGAGCGCGGTGGCCGCATCGGCAAGGACGACGTGGCGAAGTTCGTGAAGTCGGTGATGAGCGGCAGTGGCGTTGCCGCCGCGGCGCCGGCTGCGGCCGGTGGCGGCGGACTCAACCTGCTGCCGTGGCCGAAGGTCGACTTCAGCAAGTTCGGCGCAGTGGAAACGCGCGAGCTCTCGCGCATCCAGAAGATCTCCGGCGCCAACCTCGCGCGCAACTGGGCGATGATCCCGCACGTCACCCAGCACGACGACGCCGACATCACCGACTTGGAAGAGCTGCGCGTCGCGCTCAACAAGGAAAACGAGAAGGCGGGCATCAAGCTGACCATGCTCGCCTTCCTGATGAAGGCGGCGGTCGCGGGCCTGCAGAAGTACCCGACCTTCAACGCCTCGCTCGACGCCAGCGGCGAGAACCTCACGCTGAAGAAGTACTTCCACATCGGCTTCGCCGCCGACACCCCCAACGGCCTGGTCGTGCCGGTCGTGCGCGACGTCGACAAGAAGGGCGTGCTGCAGATCGCGCAGGAAACCAGCGAGCTGGCGAAGAAGGCGCGCGACGGCAAGCTCGGCCCCGCCGACATGCAGGGCGGCTGCTTCTCGATCAGCTCGCTCGGCGGCATCGGCGGCACCAAGTTCACCCCGATTGTGAATGCGCCGGAAGTCGCCATCCTCGGCGTGTCCAAGTCGGCGATCCGCCCGGTGTGGGATGGCGCGCAGTTCGCGCCACGCCTGATCCTGCCGCTGTCGCTGAGCTACGACCATCGCGTGATCGACGGCGCCGCCGCCGCGCGCTTCACCGCGTATCTCGCGCAACTGCTGGCCGACATGCGCCGGGTGCTGCTGTGA